One region of Gossypium raimondii isolate GPD5lz chromosome 6, ASM2569854v1, whole genome shotgun sequence genomic DNA includes:
- the LOC105771798 gene encoding uncharacterized protein LOC105771798 has protein sequence MRTPGLGKTSDQWRQEIQEERSKADRWERKAQETQAQKEGLERQMLETQNHQAELKARIVELERSPTRYRGRNTMIELKAGLCKIEEMKKMIEELENTLQSCEQRIKVLERNEEHWKEQLHHSQNQVQNRDYIMGEAVSQIREVADHLQTMATQADVLSVKYELESDWGQELALLLKEVKAIGIRAKPYL, from the coding sequence ATGAGAACTCCTGGGCTGGGAAAGACTTCAGATCAGTGGCGGCAGGAGATCCaggaagaaagaagcaaagccGATCGGTGGGAAAGAAAGGCTCAAGAGACGCAAGCACAGAAGGAGGGTTTAGAACGACAGATGTTAGAAACTCAGAACCATCAAGCAGAATTGAAAGCTAGAATAGTGGAGCTCGAGAGATCACCCACTCGGTATAGAGGTCGTAATACTATGATAGAATTAAAAGCAGGCCTGtgcaagattgaagaaatgaaaaagatgatagagGAATTGGAGAATACGTTACAAAGCTGCGAGCAAAGGATCAAAGTCTTGGAAAGAAATGAAGAGCATTGGAAAGAACAACTTCATCATTCACAAAATCAAGTCCAGAATAGAGATTACATTATGGGCGAGGCCGTATCTCAGATTCGGGAGGTAGCTGATCATCTGCAAACAATGGCGACTCAGGCTGACGTTTTAAGTGTAAAGTATGAACTGGAGTCGGATTGGGGTCAGGAGTTAGCTTTGTTATTGAAAGAAGTTAAAGCTATAGGCATTAGGGCAAAGCCATAtttgtaa